The genomic interval GCAGGCGAACTCGAAATACTCCTCGTGGTCGGTGGTCAGCAGCACGGCACCGCCCGGCTTCAGGCGGCTCGCGGCCAGCCGGAAGAAGGGCACGCGCAGCAACCGGTGCTCCTCGTGCCCCGCCTTGGGCCAGGGGTCGGGAAAGTTCACCACGATGGCGTCCAGGGCTCCCGGCGGCACCACCTCGCGGATCAGGGGGGTGGCGGGCAGGCGGGTCAGCACGGCATTGCCCAGTCCCGCCGCCCGCAGCCGCCGCTCGGCCTTGAGCAGCGACGTGCCACTGATCTCCACCCCGAGGTAATTGGGCGCCTCCGGGAAGCTCGCAGCGAAGTGCGGCCAGAAGCGCCCGTCACCGAAGCCGACCTCCAGAATCCAGGGGTGCTCCGGCGTGTCCGGGTACAACCGGACGGGGCGGTCGGGGAAGTGGAAGTCCGAGAAGTTAAAGATCATGCCTCCCCCTCCCCCATCAGCTCGGCGGCGAGGCGGGCGGCGTCCTCCAGCACGCTGCGGTAGGTGTGGTCGCCCGGCGTGCAGCGGCCCAGGGCGTAGAGGTGGTCGAAGCGGGTCACCCGGAAGCCTTCCAACTCTGCGGGCGCGGGGGTCAGGAAGCGCACCGAGTAGGGCGGCGCCCCGTCCACCCCGGCCGCTTCCTGCTCGGCCCCGATCAGCCACACGCCCGAGCAGGCGAGGTCGTCAGCCAGGAAGTCGTAGGCGACCTCGGACAGCCGTCCGGCCTCCTCCATCGTGTCGCCGATCAGGAGGCGGCCCTTCAGGAACGCGCCCACCGCGAGCACCCCCCGGCGGGCGTGCAGGGCGGGGCCTTCCCAGGTGGACAGGGTGAGCCGTTCGCCTTCCTCCTCCAGCCCGGTCACGGTGCTTTGCAGCAGGTGGATGCCGGGGGTGGCCTCCACCTCGGCCTTGAGGAGGCGGTGGAAGGTCCAGCCGTCGGTGTCGGGGGCCATGCGGGTGGCGACCCCGGCGAACAGGCTGCC from Deinococcus terrestris carries:
- a CDS encoding FAD-dependent oxidoreductase — protein: MSGPLSPRSLPQPGHLYDVAVIGAGLAGTELAWRLARAGQDVLLVTQALDHLGNLYGPTVDGADFPEGSLFAGVATRMAPDTDGWTFHRLLKAEVEATPGIHLLQSTVTGLEEEGERLTLSTWEGPALHARRGVLAVGAFLKGRLLIGDTMEEAGRLSEVAYDFLADDLACSGVWLIGAEQEAAGVDGAPPYSVRFLTPAPAELEGFRVTRFDHLYALGRCTPGDHTYRSVLEDAARLAAELMGEGEA